ACTTGCAACCTCGTCTGCTCGCTTTTTTCTTCTTTGGTTGGCTATCTCAATGTACTTGGGTTTTATGGAAGATAAAATCCCAGCACTTTCTTTCTTTATAGTTGTGTCCGCCTTTTTATCTTTTAAGGGAAGAAAACTTAACAGCTGATTTCGTTTCTTCTTCTTTATATGGTGACCTTTTAGCAAAGTGTCTGATAAAAACCCTCCTAAAATAACATCATAATTTTCAAAATTACATGTCTTATGAAAACCATAAGTATGTACATGCGCAAAATCTCCATTAGCACCAATTAAATCTACACAATTCGGCATCATTTCCCAGTAATGAGTCTTTTCTCTTAAATGAATTTTCAAATTAGCATTTACACTCTTGGCTACCTTTGCAGCTATTTCTGTTTCAATGTTATGACTATCAGTAAACAAATATGAATCTATTGGATATTCCTTTGGTATTGAGGATGCAATTACTCTAGAATCTTCCCCTCCACTTAAAAACGAGGCTAACTTAGGCTTGGCTTCTAAAATTTTACTTATGTACCTTTGAAAGCTATTTTTTAATTCTTTTGACAACTGTCCTAAATCGTCTTCTTTATTTTCTTTTGGAATCCAATAAGTGTCCTTCTCATTAAAATTAGAATTTAGTACATATAGAGTTGCTGAATTAAGCTGATAAACATCCTTCAAAACTGTGAACGGAAAAGTAACTACTTCATGTGTTATGAATTCTGCCATTGATGAAAGATCTAAAGGAAATTCTCCAACACTATCAAACATTTCTATATGAGTAGAAACAACTGTAGTATCATTTTTATCAAAATGGTATACAGGTATAAAAGAAAGCATATCTGTTACTACCCTTAATTCACTCGTTTTTTTGTTAAAAAGGATGATAACGAACGGTCCACTTAGATCTTCATCCCATTCCATTTGTTTTTCTTTAATCCATCTTTTGTAGATTAGTTTGGATCCTTCATTATTGTTTTTAATAGTAATAAAGGAATTAACAGAATAATTCAATATAGGACCTCCAATCACTCCTAAAACATGATCTTCATTCTCATAAACATCAAAACCATTATAATGATTTTTGACCATACATAAAGTAGCTTTTTCAGAACTGAATGTATATACCTCTTTATAATCAGAGTTAATTTTTAGTAAAACTCTCTCTACATTATCTTTTTGAATCTTTTTGTTTATAAAAAGAAAGTCACTCATATAATTTTTTACTTTAAGAACTTTGGTTTTCTCTTTTCTAAATAATTCTCTAAATAATCAACAGCTAATTCAATATTTTCTAAATCAAAAACTCTTATTGTTTTTTGAGCAAAAATTAATTTCATAAATCTATTCTTAACTTTAGATAAAAAGTCATTAATCTTCATCGCATAGATTTTCCAACTAACTTTTACTTTTAGACTAGAGTATTCTTTATCAAGGGATTTTCTTTCGGCATAATTATAAACCTCTTCGAATTGATGCGGGTTTGCCTTTAGAATCGTGGCTAGTAAATTTATTTTATTCAGGTTAGCTTTTATTATTCCAGAGCAGCCCATTTCTTCCAAAGCTTTTATGCTGGATTCTGCCCAAATAGTTTCTCCAGAATATACATCAGGAATTATTTCAGACCAGGTATATTCACCTCTTCCTCTAAAATGAGGAGCGTCTTTCAGTTTAGTATTTCTTGCTTTATCTGTTCTATGGGTTTGATCCGACTCACTACTACTTCCAGCTACAGTCAAAGGATAATCAATTTTCATAACATTTTGAGCAACACAACTAACTGATATAGAAGCAAAAATATCTGGTGTTAACCCTCCAAAATAATATCCCAATTTGTCTTTTACTTTATCAAAACATTGCTTTCTTACAATTCCATGATATACTCTAGGTAAATCATGTTTAAGATAATATACTCCTCCTTTTTGTAAAAAATCTGTCAACTCTGATTTTACATTAACTTTTTTAATTTTACTATTAAAAGGGTAAATTGTAAAAGAACTCGATTTATCTTTTTTAGGCCAATTATAGTTAACTAGATACGTACCAATTAAAGCATCTAAATTTTGTTTTAACGCCCACTCTGATATTTTTACTATATCTTTTGTAACACAATCATCATCCCCGATATAACAAATATATTCACCAGTTGCATAATCCATACCGTAATCAAAATTATGAACTGTTGACATTTCCGAATCGTTGTAATAATACTTAACCCTAGAGTCTCTTAATTCTTGGATACTATATTCTAAACTATTGTCTAAACTATTGTCATGCAAAACTATCTCTAATCTATCATCTGGAATACTCAAAATACTTTTAACACAAGATAAAGCATATTTTTGCCTATTCCTTGTAGGTATTACAATAGATATTATTGGTTTTTGATCGATCATGTTATTTTTTATTCTTTAGGCCTTTAAAAATATATTTAATTCTTGTGATGTCTCTAATTTGGGCTGGTGTTAGCACTAATATTGAGGTAACAAATACAATACAAAAAACAAATCCTATCCAAATAAGAAATAGGAATCTATTTTCACTTGTAAACGGTATTTTATGTAGAAAAAATGTTAATGCTACAATTAAAACAATAGGATTTAAATACATTCGAAAATAGTACTTAACACTGTTATGAATTACCAAATACATTTTTGATAATATTAATATATAAAAAATGGAAATAACTATTTGAACACCAGAAAACAAATAAGCCGCTCCATTCATTCCAAACGTTTGAGTTGTTAAAATATAGCCTGGAATTGTAATTATTAGACTTATAATTCCTATGATGTTATTTAACTTGGTATAACCATTGGCTAATGCTAAATTATAGGGAAGTATCTGTAAAGCTAACGAAGAATATCCTATAACTAAAACAGCAACTACAAAGCTTGATTTTCCCGCCAATTCCATATCTCCTGTCCAAATCCAAATTAACTCTTTCCCAAAAAGCATAACTACAGACATTATACAAATAATTATAATCGTAGTGATGAGGTTAATTTTATTAAATAACTGAGTTGCTTCTTTATTTTTTTTTGTTGAATATAAACTCGTCAATCTAGGCAATATCGCAACAGATATGGGATTAACTAAAACTCCAATTACTCGAGCAAGGGAATATGCAATTGTATAATATCCTAAATATTCTAAGCTTAAAAACTTACTTATCGCAAACTTATCCATTTGTGTATTTACACTAGCAACAATTGCTATTAATAATACACCTGATGCAAACTTCCATATTTCCTTTAAAATATCTTTCTCTACTTTAGGCTTAAAGAAAAAACCTTCTTTATTGGAGATCATTTTAATCAAAGCTCTTCTGATTATTGCAACAAAAATAATGGACGAAAGTAATTGCCATACGAAAAACACTTTTACTTGTGGATAAAAATATATCGGTAAAACAACTAATGCATTTCTTACTACTCCCCACAAAACTTGGTAAACATTCGCTTTTACCTGTCTTTCTAACCCTAAAACGCCTCCTTTATAGAATCTAAAAAGTAATTGTAGTCCT
This genomic window from Tenacibaculum sp. 190524A05c contains:
- a CDS encoding asparagine synthase-related protein, producing MSDFLFINKKIQKDNVERVLLKINSDYKEVYTFSSEKATLCMVKNHYNGFDVYENEDHVLGVIGGPILNYSVNSFITIKNNNEGSKLIYKRWIKEKQMEWDEDLSGPFVIILFNKKTSELRVVTDMLSFIPVYHFDKNDTTVVSTHIEMFDSVGEFPLDLSSMAEFITHEVVTFPFTVLKDVYQLNSATLYVLNSNFNEKDTYWIPKENKEDDLGQLSKELKNSFQRYISKILEAKPKLASFLSGGEDSRVIASSIPKEYPIDSYLFTDSHNIETEIAAKVAKSVNANLKIHLREKTHYWEMMPNCVDLIGANGDFAHVHTYGFHKTCNFENYDVILGGFLSDTLLKGHHIKKKKRNQLLSFLPLKDKKADTTIKKESAGILSSIKPKYIEIANQRRKKRADEVASIRKESFVEWFNIYPITMHNDVPNIWGNRRLFRSFEPFTDSKIVKIAAKCPQQYKLNKKLFYAAMKDLYKPTKWIFHNDDYLPSLPYVINKPISFFRKAYFKIIRMLLRKERNKGSWSNWNNLISLDYTKDLEQKYSNKLLENIGELFVYDEKIEIINNPNFSTRQKRLLIQLGYFFSKK
- a CDS encoding glycosyltransferase family 2 protein, which produces MIDQKPIISIVIPTRNRQKYALSCVKSILSIPDDRLEIVLHDNSLDNSLEYSIQELRDSRVKYYYNDSEMSTVHNFDYGMDYATGEYICYIGDDDCVTKDIVKISEWALKQNLDALIGTYLVNYNWPKKDKSSSFTIYPFNSKIKKVNVKSELTDFLQKGGVYYLKHDLPRVYHGIVRKQCFDKVKDKLGYYFGGLTPDIFASISVSCVAQNVMKIDYPLTVAGSSSESDQTHRTDKARNTKLKDAPHFRGRGEYTWSEIIPDVYSGETIWAESSIKALEEMGCSGIIKANLNKINLLATILKANPHQFEEVYNYAERKSLDKEYSSLKVKVSWKIYAMKINDFLSKVKNRFMKLIFAQKTIRVFDLENIELAVDYLENYLEKRKPKFLK
- a CDS encoding lipopolysaccharide biosynthesis protein — its product is MKKNIIANFLGRFWGVFSNFIFIPLYIQYLGFENYSLISFTLIIAGIMGVVDAGLTSTLSREFARKDRTDDYKLRVFKTLESLYLTIFICCSVVGFFLSDYIIDYWINSEGISREVLLFSIRVAIAEIGLQLLFRFYKGGVLGLERQVKANVYQVLWGVVRNALVVLPIYFYPQVKVFFVWQLLSSIIFVAIIRRALIKMISNKEGFFFKPKVEKDILKEIWKFASGVLLIAIVASVNTQMDKFAISKFLSLEYLGYYTIAYSLARVIGVLVNPISVAILPRLTSLYSTKKNKEATQLFNKINLITTIIIICIMSVVMLFGKELIWIWTGDMELAGKSSFVVAVLVIGYSSLALQILPYNLALANGYTKLNNIIGIISLIITIPGYILTTQTFGMNGAAYLFSGVQIVISIFYILILSKMYLVIHNSVKYYFRMYLNPIVLIVALTFFLHKIPFTSENRFLFLIWIGFVFCIVFVTSILVLTPAQIRDITRIKYIFKGLKNKK